One stretch of Methyloversatilis sp. RAC08 DNA includes these proteins:
- a CDS encoding gamma-glutamyltransferase family protein translates to MKPTARGIAVAPHHLASESARDVLREGGNAIEAMIAAAATIAVVYPHMNALGGDGFWLIAEPGQPPRAIDACGAAAVIASRTWYADHDVRNRLPTRGPLAALTMAGTVSGWQLALDAAAQAGGRLPLSRLLRDAEHHARTGTPVSRSLARGLRTKQDELRHQPGFSAHFMPAQTVPQAGDVLCQPRLADTLAQLARAGLEDFYRGDLARRMATALGSAGSPLRLSDFLTHRAQWRTPLKLEHSLGHVYNTPPPTQGLLSLLILGQLDRLGLDGLHGQSAEFIHRAVEATRQAFVIRDRHLTDPARMRTDAQSLLSDECLDLLADGIDLQRAGGWVSGAPGDTVWMGVVDAEGRAVSFIQSIYHEFGSGVIAGDTGVLWQNRGISFSLATGALNALEPCRKPFHTLNPPIAQLTDGRTVVYGSMGGDGQPQFQAAVLLRHLLFGDSVTDAVAAPRWLLGRTWGSDSDTLKLESRFAPEVFDALRNRGHVVESLLEFDESAGHAGLIVRHPDGRVEGASDPRSDGSVEYA, encoded by the coding sequence ATGAAACCCACTGCCCGCGGCATCGCGGTCGCCCCGCACCACCTGGCCAGCGAATCGGCGCGCGATGTGCTGCGCGAAGGTGGCAACGCGATCGAAGCCATGATCGCCGCCGCCGCGACGATCGCCGTCGTCTATCCGCACATGAACGCGCTCGGCGGTGACGGATTCTGGCTGATCGCCGAACCGGGCCAGCCCCCGCGCGCGATCGACGCCTGCGGCGCCGCAGCGGTGATCGCCAGCCGTACCTGGTACGCCGATCACGACGTGCGCAACCGCCTGCCGACACGGGGCCCGCTGGCTGCGCTGACGATGGCCGGCACGGTATCGGGCTGGCAGCTGGCGCTCGACGCGGCCGCGCAGGCGGGTGGACGCCTGCCGCTGTCGCGCCTGCTGCGCGATGCTGAACACCATGCGCGGACCGGCACGCCGGTTTCGCGCAGCCTGGCACGCGGCCTGCGCACGAAGCAGGACGAGCTGCGCCACCAACCCGGCTTCTCCGCGCATTTCATGCCGGCCCAAACGGTGCCGCAGGCCGGCGACGTGCTGTGTCAACCACGGCTGGCCGACACCCTCGCCCAACTGGCGCGCGCCGGACTCGAAGATTTCTACCGCGGCGACCTGGCGCGCCGCATGGCCACCGCGCTGGGATCCGCCGGCAGCCCGTTGCGCCTGTCCGATTTCCTGACGCACCGCGCACAGTGGCGCACGCCATTGAAGCTCGAGCACAGCCTGGGCCACGTCTACAACACGCCGCCGCCCACCCAGGGCCTGCTGTCGCTGCTGATACTCGGTCAGCTTGACCGCCTCGGGCTCGACGGCCTGCATGGCCAATCCGCCGAATTCATTCATCGCGCGGTCGAGGCGACGCGCCAGGCCTTCGTGATCCGCGACCGTCATCTGACCGATCCGGCACGCATGCGTACGGACGCACAGTCGCTGCTGTCGGACGAATGCCTCGACCTGCTGGCGGACGGCATCGATCTGCAGCGTGCCGGTGGCTGGGTCAGCGGCGCACCGGGCGATACGGTGTGGATGGGTGTGGTCGACGCCGAAGGCCGCGCAGTGAGCTTCATCCAGAGCATCTATCACGAGTTCGGCAGCGGCGTGATCGCCGGCGATACCGGCGTGCTGTGGCAGAACCGCGGCATCAGCTTTTCTCTGGCGACCGGCGCGCTCAACGCGCTGGAACCCTGCCGCAAGCCTTTCCACACGCTCAACCCGCCGATCGCCCAGCTGACTGACGGGCGCACGGTCGTCTATGGCTCGATGGGTGGCGACGGGCAGCCGCAGTTCCAGGCGGCTGTACTGCTGCGCCACCTGCTGTTCGGCGACAGCGTGACGGACGCAGTCGCGGCGCCGCGCTGGCTGCTCGGTCGCACGTGGGGCTCGGACAGCGACACCCTGAAACTGGAGTCGCGCTTTGCGCCGGAGGTGTTCGACGCGCTGCGCAATCGGGGTCATGTGGTCGAATCGCTGCTCGAGTTCGACGAAAGCGCCGGCCACGCCGGCCTGATCGTGCGTCACCCCGACGGCCGCGTTGAAGGCGCCTCCGACCCACGCTCGGATGGGTCGGTCGAGTACGCCTGA
- a CDS encoding ATP-grasp domain-containing protein: MPHWLIVSGSARALAQSCVAAGWTCDVIDPFADTDTQAVARRTVRADFRDGAFGDELPALIAGMAGRWDGIVDGSGFEPRPDLLSALDRAFHASAPRRGNAAATVQQCKTPDALAAGLREAGVRHAAMRSEGRAPDGWLMKQTGACGGAHVRPAQGGETIPTGWHAQACVAGIPASVLFLADGHRGRIVGVSRQFPGAIAGPYAWCEAVSDLPLDDAQLALLERDVDAIVRAFGLRGLNGADLVLEGGRHVLLEINPRPTATLALYDGRVAGGLFAAHIAACAGQLADVAMSPARALRGLRVVYAPHDLIVGNGVRWPEGCTDLPAAGSFVAKAAPVCTAHAAGQDETRVRAQLQRRETEVLHLIAPFAGAVATHHNNELEFPRRSA; this comes from the coding sequence GTGCCGCACTGGCTCATCGTGTCGGGCAGCGCACGCGCGCTGGCGCAATCCTGCGTCGCAGCGGGCTGGACCTGCGATGTGATCGATCCATTTGCCGACACGGACACACAGGCAGTGGCCCGACGTACCGTCAGGGCGGACTTTCGCGATGGCGCCTTCGGTGATGAACTGCCAGCGCTGATCGCCGGGATGGCCGGTCGCTGGGACGGCATCGTCGACGGATCGGGTTTCGAGCCGCGGCCCGACCTGCTTTCCGCGCTGGACAGGGCATTTCACGCATCGGCGCCGCGCCGCGGCAATGCGGCGGCCACCGTACAGCAGTGCAAGACACCGGATGCGCTGGCTGCAGGCCTGCGCGAGGCCGGCGTGCGCCATGCGGCGATGCGCAGTGAAGGTCGGGCGCCGGACGGCTGGCTGATGAAGCAGACCGGAGCCTGCGGCGGCGCGCACGTGCGCCCGGCGCAAGGCGGCGAAACAATACCGACAGGCTGGCACGCGCAGGCCTGCGTGGCAGGTATTCCGGCGTCGGTGCTGTTTCTCGCCGATGGCCATCGCGGCCGCATCGTCGGCGTCAGCCGGCAGTTTCCCGGCGCGATCGCCGGGCCGTATGCCTGGTGCGAGGCGGTGAGTGACCTGCCGCTGGACGACGCGCAGCTGGCGTTGCTCGAACGCGATGTCGACGCCATCGTGCGGGCGTTCGGGCTGCGCGGACTGAATGGTGCCGATCTGGTGCTGGAGGGCGGCCGCCACGTGCTGCTGGAGATCAACCCCAGACCGACCGCAACGCTTGCGCTGTACGACGGCCGGGTGGCGGGCGGCCTGTTCGCGGCCCACATTGCCGCCTGTGCCGGGCAACTCGCCGACGTGGCGATGTCACCGGCGCGCGCCTTGCGCGGCCTGCGCGTGGTCTATGCGCCGCACGACCTGATCGTCGGCAACGGCGTCCGTTGGCCCGAGGGCTGCACCGACCTGCCGGCAGCCGGCAGCTTTGTCGCGAAAGCAGCACCTGTCTGCACCGCCCACGCAGCCGGCCAGGACGAAACCCGCGTTCGCGCGCAGTTGCAGCGACGCGAGACAGAAGTGCTGCACCTGATCGCTCCGTTCGCCGGAGCGGTCGCAACACACCATAACAACGAGCTTGAATTCCCGAGGAGAAGCGCATGA
- a CDS encoding NAD(P)-dependent methylenetetrahydromethanopterin dehydrogenase codes for MENPYILHMFSPTNNISPFDVNMACDAGYQVLMPYSGVGLDQIYGLTQDAIFSRGPNGVKRTGLFIGGRDIGLAADMLDACRNAMVPPFEVSVFADPSGAFTTAAALVACVERQLRKAHNTELEGKTVLVLGGTGPVGTAAAVLASSAGAKVLVGSHSSAMRARVASEVVNTRYGSSVLPVEAGSNEQKENLMPQANIILCTAKAGIQVLSKAQLMSATSLLVAADVNAVPPAGVEGLGVMDDGKPLEAGSGKAVGIGALAIGNVKYLCQRGLFQRMINTEKPVYLDFRDAFATARELVA; via the coding sequence ATGGAAAACCCATACATCCTTCACATGTTCAGCCCGACCAACAACATCAGCCCGTTCGACGTGAACATGGCGTGTGATGCGGGCTACCAGGTTCTGATGCCCTACTCCGGCGTCGGCCTCGACCAGATCTACGGCCTGACGCAGGACGCGATCTTTTCGCGCGGCCCCAATGGCGTGAAGCGTACCGGCCTGTTCATCGGCGGTCGCGACATCGGTCTGGCGGCCGACATGCTCGACGCCTGCCGCAATGCGATGGTGCCGCCGTTCGAAGTGTCGGTGTTCGCCGATCCGAGCGGAGCCTTCACCACCGCGGCCGCACTGGTCGCCTGTGTCGAACGCCAGCTGCGCAAGGCGCACAACACCGAACTCGAAGGCAAGACCGTGCTCGTGCTGGGCGGCACCGGCCCGGTGGGTACCGCCGCCGCCGTGCTCGCCTCGAGCGCCGGCGCCAAGGTGCTTGTGGGCAGCCATTCGAGCGCGATGCGCGCCCGCGTCGCGTCCGAAGTGGTGAACACCCGCTACGGCTCGTCGGTGCTGCCGGTCGAGGCAGGGTCGAACGAACAGAAGGAAAACCTGATGCCGCAGGCCAACATCATCCTGTGTACGGCCAAAGCCGGCATCCAGGTGCTGAGCAAGGCGCAGCTGATGTCCGCCACCTCCCTGCTGGTCGCTGCCGACGTGAACGCCGTGCCGCCGGCCGGGGTCGAAGGTCTGGGCGTGATGGACGACGGCAAGCCGCTGGAGGCCGGTTCGGGCAAGGCGGTCGGCATCGGCGCACTGGCCATCGGCAACGTGAAGTACCTGTGCCAGCGCGGACTTTTCCAGCGCATGATCAATACTGAAAAGCCGGTGTATCTCGACTTCCGCGACGCTTTCGCCACCGCCCGCGAGCTGGTGGCCTGA
- a CDS encoding glutathione S-transferase family protein, which yields MIDLYTAATPNGHKVSIALEELALPYTVHALSLSARDQKEPWFLAINPNGRIPAIIDRAEDDFAVFESGAILIYLAEKTGRLMPSDLKGRSRVLQWLMFQMGGVGPMMGQANVFFRYFPEKLPSVIDRYQGESMRLFRVLDGHLKDHEFLAGDYSIADIANWAWVRTYPWSGLNIDELPHLKRWLDVIDARPAARRGVVIPPSDIDLAKPDDDKARAFVAGAQKMVETGGSNKGGV from the coding sequence ATGATCGACCTCTACACCGCGGCTACACCGAACGGCCACAAGGTTTCCATCGCGCTGGAGGAACTCGCGCTGCCCTACACCGTGCATGCGCTGTCGCTGTCGGCACGCGACCAGAAGGAACCGTGGTTCCTCGCGATCAATCCGAACGGCCGCATTCCGGCCATCATCGATCGCGCGGAAGACGATTTCGCGGTCTTCGAATCCGGCGCCATCCTGATCTATCTGGCCGAAAAGACCGGCCGGCTGATGCCGTCGGACTTGAAGGGCCGCTCGCGCGTGCTGCAGTGGCTGATGTTCCAGATGGGCGGTGTCGGCCCGATGATGGGCCAGGCCAACGTGTTCTTCCGCTACTTCCCCGAGAAGCTGCCATCGGTCATCGACCGCTATCAGGGCGAATCGATGCGGCTGTTCCGCGTGCTGGACGGCCATCTGAAGGACCACGAATTCCTGGCCGGCGACTATTCGATCGCCGACATCGCGAACTGGGCATGGGTGCGCACCTATCCGTGGTCGGGCCTGAACATCGACGAACTGCCGCATCTGAAGCGCTGGCTCGATGTCATCGACGCGCGCCCCGCGGCGCGACGTGGCGTGGTGATTCCGCCGTCGGACATCGATCTCGCCAAGCCCGACGACGACAAGGCCCGGGCCTTCGTGGCCGGGGCACAGAAGATGGTGGAGACCGGCGGATCGAACAAGGGTGGCGTCTGA
- a CDS encoding ATP-grasp domain-containing protein — MGAQQADIAIVTDEPGWHGKRLVEAFRARGLLARYVSLGECHIDLQRGVSGVMMPGFEQKLPQAVFVRGVAGGTLQQVVLRMDFLHYLGELGIPVYNHARAIEKSVDKAMTSVLLHHAGIPTPPTWVAESESEARAVLMREFAAGHDVLVKPLFGSQGEGIVRLTAGDALPNAESVGHVWYMQRYSARSRDALGEWSDWRVMVIDGKPVAGMLRKGRSWLNNVSQGGRCEAIPPDEALTRLAVDAARATGMDYAGVDILRDDHGRLTVLEVNSIPAWKGLQGVTSLNIAQALADDLLRRCPAAGEIAC; from the coding sequence ATGGGTGCGCAGCAGGCCGACATCGCCATCGTGACCGACGAGCCGGGCTGGCACGGCAAACGCCTGGTCGAAGCCTTCCGGGCGCGCGGCCTGCTGGCGCGCTATGTCAGTCTGGGCGAGTGCCACATCGACCTGCAGCGCGGCGTATCGGGCGTGATGATGCCCGGCTTCGAACAGAAGCTGCCGCAGGCCGTTTTCGTGCGCGGCGTGGCCGGCGGCACGCTGCAGCAGGTGGTGCTGCGCATGGATTTCCTGCACTACCTGGGCGAACTGGGCATTCCTGTCTACAACCACGCGCGCGCCATCGAAAAGAGCGTGGACAAGGCGATGACCAGCGTGCTGCTGCACCACGCCGGCATTCCGACGCCGCCGACCTGGGTGGCCGAGAGCGAAAGCGAGGCGCGCGCCGTGCTGATGCGCGAATTCGCCGCTGGTCACGACGTGCTGGTCAAGCCGCTGTTCGGCTCGCAGGGTGAAGGCATCGTGCGCCTGACGGCTGGCGATGCGCTGCCCAACGCAGAAAGCGTCGGCCACGTCTGGTACATGCAGCGCTACAGCGCCCGCTCGCGCGACGCACTGGGCGAGTGGAGCGACTGGCGCGTCATGGTGATCGACGGCAAGCCGGTCGCGGGCATGCTGCGCAAGGGCCGCAGCTGGCTGAACAATGTGTCGCAGGGCGGGCGCTGCGAAGCCATTCCGCCTGACGAAGCACTGACCCGGCTGGCGGTCGATGCGGCCCGCGCCACCGGAATGGATTACGCCGGCGTCGACATCCTGCGCGACGATCACGGCCGGCTCACCGTGCTCGAAGTCAACAGCATTCCGGCCTGGAAGGGTCTGCAGGGCGTCACCAGCCTGAACATCGCTCAGGCGCTGGCGGACGACCTGCTGCGTCGCTGCCCCGCGGCGGGCGAGATCGCATGCTGA
- the fae gene encoding formaldehyde-activating enzyme, with the protein MAKINGLCVGESLVGDGNEVAHIDLIMGPRGSAAESAFANALVNNKDGFTSLLAVVAPNLLCKPATVMFNKVTIKGAKQAVQMFGPAQRGVAMAVADSVADGTIPADEADNLFICVGVFIHWMAEDDAKIQDYNYRAVKESIARAVAGTPTAAEVVAKKGSATHPFAAN; encoded by the coding sequence ATGGCGAAGATTAATGGTCTGTGTGTTGGTGAATCCCTGGTTGGTGACGGCAATGAAGTCGCTCACATCGACCTGATCATGGGCCCGCGTGGCAGCGCTGCTGAATCCGCTTTCGCCAACGCCCTGGTCAACAACAAGGACGGCTTCACGTCCCTGCTGGCCGTCGTTGCACCGAACCTGCTGTGCAAGCCGGCAACGGTCATGTTCAACAAGGTCACCATCAAGGGCGCCAAGCAGGCTGTCCAGATGTTTGGCCCGGCACAGCGCGGCGTCGCGATGGCCGTCGCCGACAGCGTTGCTGACGGCACGATCCCGGCTGACGAAGCCGACAACCTGTTCATCTGCGTCGGCGTGTTCATCCACTGGATGGCCGAAGACGACGCAAAGATCCAGGATTACAACTACCGCGCGGTCAAGGAATCGATCGCACGCGCCGTCGCCGGCACCCCGACCGCTGCTGAAGTGGTTGCCAAGAAGGGTTCGGCCACGCACCCGTTCGCCGCAAACTAA
- a CDS encoding beta-ribofuranosylaminobenzene 5'-phosphate synthase family protein encodes MNFRHATAAALTVRAPARLHLGFIDLDGSMGRRFGSVGLTLSGLSTAVEIEPSDVLQVTGHDAERAHRYALDLSTRFDLPPARITLTDAIPSHSGLGSGTQLALAVGMALARLYGLNLDSREVASLLDRGARSGIGIGSFDGGGFIVDGGRGALDAPPPIIAQMRFPAAWRMVLIFDHACSGLHGSAEKEAFRVLPPYATGVADRLSRLVLMRALPALAEEDIDLFGAAINELQHCVGDYFSPAQGGRYTSKRVGEVALTLQELGAACIGQSSWGPTGFALAASETDAQAMVRAVRERYADAAGLELMICAARNEGAQWTARQTSIVAATSRE; translated from the coding sequence ATGAACTTCAGACACGCAACCGCCGCCGCCCTGACCGTTCGGGCCCCCGCGCGTCTGCACCTGGGCTTCATCGACCTGGACGGCAGCATGGGTCGGCGCTTCGGCAGCGTCGGTCTGACCCTGAGCGGGTTGAGCACCGCGGTCGAGATAGAGCCATCCGACGTGCTCCAGGTCACCGGCCACGACGCCGAACGCGCCCACCGCTACGCCCTTGACCTGAGCACGCGCTTCGACCTGCCGCCGGCACGCATCACGCTGACCGATGCCATTCCGTCGCATTCGGGCCTGGGCTCCGGCACCCAGCTTGCCCTCGCCGTCGGCATGGCGCTGGCCCGGTTGTACGGACTCAACCTGGATTCGCGCGAAGTCGCCAGCCTGCTCGACCGGGGTGCCCGCTCCGGCATCGGCATCGGCAGTTTCGACGGTGGCGGCTTCATCGTCGATGGCGGTCGCGGCGCGCTCGATGCGCCACCGCCGATCATTGCGCAGATGCGTTTTCCAGCCGCCTGGCGCATGGTGCTGATTTTCGATCACGCCTGCAGCGGCCTGCACGGCAGCGCAGAGAAGGAAGCTTTTCGCGTGCTGCCGCCCTACGCTACGGGTGTGGCCGACCGGCTCAGCAGGCTGGTGCTGATGCGCGCATTGCCGGCGCTGGCCGAAGAAGACATCGACCTGTTCGGCGCTGCGATCAATGAATTGCAGCACTGCGTCGGCGACTATTTTTCGCCGGCACAGGGTGGCCGCTACACCAGCAAGCGGGTCGGCGAGGTTGCGCTCACGCTGCAGGAACTGGGCGCGGCCTGCATCGGCCAGAGTTCGTGGGGTCCGACCGGCTTCGCGCTGGCTGCATCGGAGACGGATGCGCAGGCCATGGTCCGGGCAGTGCGCGAGCGCTACGCGGATGCGGCGGGACTCGAACTGATGATTTGTGCTGCGCGCAACGAAGGCGCGCAGTGGACAGCGCGACAGACTTCAATTGTCGCCGCGACCAGCCGTGAATGA
- a CDS encoding chloride channel protein gives MRNKYSLSAWRTRLRLAWFDLKYPTLRRRNQAYFKVWLGRLVLWGGAVVVGMLAVGFAQLSDLAIHHFRTMASENPWWPFLLTPLGGALCVWATRRWFPGAEGSGIPQTIAEMSRPEDRSWKPLLSLRIIMGKIVIGTAAVGSGFSLGREGPTVQIGASMLNALHRLLPGGLHIPRTHMLVAGGAAGIAAAFNTPLAGIVFAIETLSRNVESRMSGLIITAIVLAGIVSQAFLGKASYFGQIAIAGTDREMALAVAITALVCGVAGGLFSRMLIISSTSWKGRMADYRRDHPIHFAAACGVLVAALGFVTGGSSFGSGYGETRALLEGDTSLEWYYGPAKFLATLIAYLSGLPGGIFAPSLAIGAGIGHDLAPLIGQQDAPGMLLVLCMAGFLAAVTQSPITSFIIVMEMVDGYSVVIGLMAVSLLSSGVSRIFSQPLYETVARHMVARNGGPIVAQKEEKP, from the coding sequence ATGCGTAACAAGTATTCGCTGTCTGCCTGGCGTACCCGACTTCGGCTTGCCTGGTTCGATCTCAAGTACCCGACCCTGCGCCGGCGCAACCAGGCCTACTTCAAGGTATGGCTTGGCCGTCTCGTGCTGTGGGGCGGTGCGGTCGTGGTGGGCATGCTGGCGGTCGGTTTTGCGCAGTTGTCCGACCTGGCCATTCACCACTTCCGCACCATGGCAAGCGAGAACCCCTGGTGGCCCTTCCTGCTGACGCCACTTGGCGGCGCGCTGTGCGTGTGGGCGACGCGGCGCTGGTTTCCGGGGGCCGAGGGCAGCGGCATTCCACAGACCATCGCCGAAATGTCGCGACCCGAGGACCGGAGCTGGAAGCCGTTGCTGTCGCTGCGCATCATCATGGGCAAGATCGTCATCGGCACGGCCGCCGTCGGAAGCGGATTTTCGCTTGGCCGGGAAGGCCCGACCGTGCAGATCGGGGCGTCGATGCTCAATGCGCTGCACCGGCTGCTGCCGGGCGGCCTGCATATTCCGCGCACCCACATGCTGGTCGCCGGCGGTGCGGCCGGCATTGCTGCGGCGTTCAATACACCGCTGGCCGGCATCGTGTTCGCCATCGAAACGCTTTCGCGCAACGTCGAATCGCGCATGAGCGGCCTCATCATCACCGCCATCGTGCTGGCCGGCATCGTGTCGCAGGCGTTTCTTGGCAAGGCGAGCTACTTCGGCCAGATCGCCATCGCCGGCACCGACCGCGAAATGGCGCTTGCCGTGGCCATCACCGCACTGGTGTGCGGTGTCGCGGGTGGCCTGTTCTCGCGCATGCTCATCATCAGTTCCACGTCGTGGAAAGGACGGATGGCGGATTATCGACGCGACCATCCGATCCACTTTGCCGCCGCCTGCGGCGTGCTGGTCGCCGCATTGGGCTTCGTCACGGGCGGCAGCAGCTTCGGCAGCGGCTACGGTGAAACCCGTGCGCTGCTCGAAGGCGACACGTCGCTCGAGTGGTACTACGGTCCGGCCAAGTTCCTGGCCACGCTGATCGCCTACCTGTCCGGCCTGCCGGGCGGCATCTTTGCGCCCAGCCTCGCCATCGGTGCTGGCATCGGCCACGACCTGGCGCCGCTGATCGGCCAGCAGGACGCGCCGGGCATGCTGCTGGTGCTGTGCATGGCGGGCTTTCTCGCCGCGGTGACCCAGTCGCCGATCACCTCATTCATCATCGTGATGGAAATGGTCGACGGCTATTCGGTGGTGATCGGCCTGATGGCGGTATCGCTGCTGTCGTCGGGGGTATCGCGCATCTTCAGCCAGCCGCTGTATGAAACCGTGGCGCGGCACATGGTGGCGCGCAACGGCGGACCGATCGTCGCGCAGAAGGAGGAAAAGCCGTGA
- a CDS encoding triphosphoribosyl-dephospho-CoA synthase: MLMTPPPDTGRIALQAALETAFLHACRLDVEALKPGNVGHHGDGHRMQVADFLASAKAAAGPICRADATVGERIEQAMRATWQAVGCNTNLGIVLGCAPIAHAALHRQPEESLCASLQRTLAGLTVTDASHAYAAIRLAQPAGLGRRDEDDVAGDARITLLQAMQLAAHRDSIASLYAARYELVLRHLLPVHLAARDRWCSEAWAAATVFMFCLALIPDTHIMRKHGPETALSVRNTAIRLLGGFERAVDPVMMQDTLMDWDERLKTAGINPGTSADLTVVTAFLAGALEITGA, encoded by the coding sequence ATGCTGATGACGCCGCCGCCCGACACCGGCCGGATCGCGCTGCAGGCTGCGCTGGAAACGGCCTTCCTGCACGCATGTCGGCTCGACGTCGAGGCGCTGAAACCGGGCAATGTCGGCCATCATGGCGATGGTCACCGCATGCAGGTGGCCGATTTCCTCGCCAGCGCCAAAGCCGCTGCCGGGCCGATCTGTCGCGCAGATGCGACAGTCGGCGAACGCATTGAACAGGCGATGCGTGCCACCTGGCAGGCGGTCGGATGCAACACCAATCTGGGCATCGTGCTGGGCTGCGCGCCGATCGCCCATGCTGCGCTGCACCGTCAGCCGGAAGAGAGCCTGTGCGCATCGTTGCAGCGCACACTGGCCGGGCTCACTGTCACCGACGCGTCACATGCCTATGCGGCAATCCGTCTGGCCCAGCCAGCCGGGCTGGGCCGGCGTGACGAGGACGACGTGGCGGGCGATGCACGGATCACGCTGCTGCAGGCCATGCAGCTTGCCGCGCACCGCGACAGCATCGCCTCGCTGTATGCAGCCCGCTACGAACTGGTGCTCAGGCACCTGCTGCCGGTCCATCTGGCGGCACGCGATCGATGGTGCAGTGAAGCATGGGCGGCGGCCACAGTGTTCATGTTCTGTCTCGCATTGATTCCTGACACCCACATCATGCGCAAACATGGTCCGGAAACGGCGCTATCGGTGCGCAACACGGCGATACGCCTGCTGGGCGGGTTTGAACGGGCGGTTGATCCGGTTATGATGCAAGACACGCTGATGGACTGGGACGAACGTCTGAAAACGGCGGGCATCAATCCCGGAACGAGCGCAGACCTGACGGTTGTGACGGCCTTCCTCGCCGGCGCGCTGGAAATAACCGGCGCATGA
- the mch gene encoding methenyltetrahydromethanopterin cyclohydrolase: MSTAEHGPVLTGAQPSVGRYVMDLVDGLVRDADALRVRVDALPGGGRVIDAGIHCHGGIEAGRRITEICMGGLGTATFNTRDAHWPLTINVHSTHPVVACLASQYAGWSLSHGEGKDAFHALGSGPGRALAVKEPLFAELGYKDDAKHAVLVLEVDRQPPPEVLAKIRRDCGVADDAVTLILTPTRSLAGTVQVVGRVLEVALHKVHALGFPLSQVVDGSASAPVAPPAPDFLNAMGRTNDAILFGGVAQLYVDSDDDSAADLAHKLPSSSSRDYGRPFAEVFKEVKYDFYKIDPMLFAPARVIVSNLRTGKSFRAGQINAELLGRSFGEGQ; the protein is encoded by the coding sequence ATGAGCACAGCAGAACACGGACCGGTACTGACCGGCGCCCAGCCCAGCGTGGGCCGATACGTGATGGATCTGGTCGATGGCCTGGTGCGCGACGCCGACGCGCTGCGCGTCAGGGTGGATGCCCTGCCCGGCGGCGGCCGCGTCATCGACGCCGGCATCCATTGCCATGGCGGCATCGAGGCCGGTCGCCGCATCACCGAAATCTGCATGGGCGGTCTGGGCACCGCCACCTTCAACACACGCGATGCGCACTGGCCGCTGACCATCAATGTGCATTCGACCCACCCGGTCGTCGCCTGCCTGGCCAGTCAGTACGCCGGCTGGAGCCTGTCGCACGGTGAAGGCAAGGACGCGTTCCATGCGCTCGGTTCCGGTCCGGGCCGTGCGCTGGCCGTCAAGGAGCCGCTGTTTGCGGAGCTGGGCTACAAGGACGACGCGAAGCACGCCGTGCTGGTGCTGGAAGTCGATCGCCAGCCGCCGCCCGAAGTGCTGGCCAAGATCCGCCGCGACTGCGGGGTCGCCGACGACGCCGTGACGCTGATCCTGACGCCGACGCGCAGCCTGGCCGGCACGGTGCAGGTGGTCGGCCGCGTACTCGAAGTCGCGCTGCACAAGGTGCATGCGCTGGGCTTCCCGCTGAGCCAGGTGGTCGACGGGTCCGCCAGCGCGCCGGTTGCACCGCCGGCGCCCGACTTCCTGAACGCCATGGGTCGCACCAACGACGCCATCCTGTTCGGCGGCGTGGCACAGCTCTATGTGGACAGCGACGACGATTCGGCGGCCGATCTGGCGCACAAGCTGCCGTCTTCCTCGTCGCGCGACTATGGCCGGCCGTTCGCCGAAGTGTTCAAGGAAGTGAAGTACGACTTCTACAAGATCGACCCGATGCTGTTCGCCCCGGCGCGCGTCATCGTCAGCAATCTGCGCACCGGCAAGAGCTTCCGTGCCGGCCAGATCAATGCCGAACTGCTCGGCCGTTCGTTCGGCGAGGGCCAGTAA